One segment of Dyella jiangningensis DNA contains the following:
- a CDS encoding Na/Pi cotransporter family protein — protein sequence MKGTFALLDIAGYVALLLWGTHMVTSGVLRGYGSALRRWMGRYLGHRSAALGFGVCVTAILQSSTATGLMATSFAASGFLGLAPGLSVMLGANVGTTLIVQVMSFDISIVAPVLILIGFTVHRRTDDVSYENLGRVSIGLGLMLLALHLLVGAMAPVENAQVLRAILQSLASEPVLAMLVAALLTWACHSSVAVVLLILSLANAGVVNAPGALALVLGANLGSTIPALMEAHTPVARRLPMGNLLVRAFGCVVCLPLLPWLAHVLAPLGDTAARIVVNFHTAFNLALALVFIGPVDGLARLLVRLLPEPPKPNDPGVPMYLDEGALDSANVALANAVRESMRMADMVEAMLQGLVKVFGKDDRASAAAIGRADQWLDRLGVAIRDYLADLGGEALNEEDGERSQEILAFVINLEHIGDITANNLMEFAAKKAQAGQDFTAEDIQDLAAMHAQVMESLRLGLTVFLRGDLRAAQQLVARKEVLWRLENDASERHIKALRERRDGGGGADIYLRILRDLKRIHSHLAALAYLPLERAGMLQDRLVREPAPT from the coding sequence ATGAAAGGCACCTTCGCATTGCTCGACATCGCCGGTTATGTCGCCTTGCTGCTGTGGGGTACGCATATGGTCACCAGCGGCGTGCTGCGCGGCTATGGCAGTGCGCTGCGCCGCTGGATGGGCCGCTACCTGGGCCATCGCTCCGCCGCGCTGGGTTTTGGCGTGTGCGTTACCGCCATCCTGCAGAGCAGTACCGCGACCGGGCTGATGGCGACCTCGTTCGCCGCGAGCGGCTTTCTCGGCCTGGCACCGGGGTTGTCCGTGATGCTTGGCGCCAACGTGGGTACGACGCTGATCGTGCAGGTGATGTCGTTCGACATTTCCATCGTGGCGCCGGTGCTGATCCTGATCGGCTTCACCGTCCATCGCCGCACCGACGACGTGAGCTACGAGAACCTGGGCCGGGTATCGATCGGCCTGGGACTGATGCTGCTGGCACTGCACCTGCTGGTGGGCGCGATGGCGCCGGTCGAGAACGCGCAGGTCTTGCGCGCGATCCTGCAGAGCCTGGCCAGTGAACCGGTGCTGGCGATGCTGGTGGCGGCGCTACTCACCTGGGCATGCCATTCCAGCGTGGCCGTCGTGCTGTTGATCTTGTCGCTGGCCAATGCGGGCGTGGTCAATGCGCCGGGAGCGCTGGCCCTGGTGCTGGGGGCCAACCTCGGCAGCACGATTCCCGCGCTGATGGAGGCGCATACGCCGGTGGCGCGACGCCTGCCGATGGGCAACCTGCTCGTGCGCGCGTTCGGCTGCGTCGTGTGCCTGCCACTGTTGCCGTGGCTGGCGCATGTGCTGGCGCCGCTGGGCGATACCGCCGCACGCATCGTGGTGAACTTCCATACCGCGTTCAATCTCGCGCTGGCGCTGGTGTTCATCGGGCCGGTCGATGGCCTGGCGCGCTTGCTGGTCCGCTTGCTGCCCGAACCTCCCAAGCCCAACGATCCCGGCGTGCCGATGTATCTGGATGAAGGCGCGCTGGATTCGGCCAACGTGGCGCTGGCCAATGCCGTGCGCGAATCGATGCGCATGGCCGACATGGTGGAAGCCATGCTGCAGGGTCTGGTCAAGGTGTTCGGCAAGGACGATCGCGCGAGCGCGGCGGCAATCGGTCGTGCCGACCAGTGGCTGGACCGGCTGGGCGTCGCCATTCGCGACTATCTCGCCGACCTTGGCGGTGAAGCACTCAATGAGGAAGACGGCGAACGCAGTCAGGAGATCCTCGCGTTCGTGATCAACCTGGAGCATATCGGCGACATCACCGCCAACAACCTGATGGAATTCGCCGCGAAGAAGGCCCAGGCCGGGCAGGACTTCACCGCCGAAGACATCCAGGACCTCGCCGCGATGCACGCGCAGGTCATGGAGAGCCTGCGACTGGGGCTGACGGTTTTCCTGCGTGGCGACCTGCGCGCGGCGCAGCAGCTCGTCGCGCGCAAGGAAGTGCTGTGGCGGCTGGAGAACGACGCCTCCGAGCGGCACATCAAGGCGCTGCGCGAGCGACGCGATGGCGGCGGTGGCGCGGATATCTACCTGCGCATCCTGCGCGACCTCAAGCGCATCCACTCGCACCTGGCGGCGCTGGCTTATCTTCCGCTCGAACGCGCTGGCATGTTGCAGGATCGCCTAGTGCGCGAACCTGCGCCGACCTGA
- the mgtA gene encoding magnesium-translocating P-type ATPase, translating to MLKHSTQTVTGKAAVKSANAPVRVAVAQEAFRHNEALYAALDTSAAGLNEEQISERLDRDGLNEVSHEKPPHWSVQLLRAFKNPFIIVLLVLAVVQLATDASDITGPIIIAVMVGISVLLSFTQEYRSSLAAEKLKAMVRNTATVTRRASDGHSERIEVPVGELVAGDIVHLAAGDMVPADLRLVSAKDLFISQAILTGESLPVEKSAPAHSHRDDELDGGAHGDNPLDLPTVCYMGTNVVSGSATAVVVSTGSRTYLGSLARTIVGQRVQTSFDKGVNSVSWLLIRFMAVMVPIVFLINGLDKHDWLQAFLFALSVAVGLTPEMLPLIVTANLAKGALAMSKRKVVVKRLNAIQNFGAMDVLCTDKTGTLTLDKIVLERHLDLYGEESDEALEYGYLNSRFQTGLKNLMDKAVLTHRDLEEVAQHYRIVDEIPFDFQRRRMSVVLGNGDGHELLVCKGAVEEMLSICSSAKSGDDILPMTDELRADIKAMTRGLNEDGLRVLVVAIKQQPPAGRAYGVADESGLTAIGCLAFLDPPKDSAATAIAALHHHGVEVKVITGDNEAVTRKICREVGLDVEHSAQGKHIEPLTDDELDALVRRTTVFAKMSPLQKARVVKSLQRQGHTVGFLGDGINDAPALREADVGISVDTATDIAKESADIILLEKNLMVLEEGVIEGRITFGNIIKYIKMTASSNFGNMFSVLVASAFLPFLPMLPLQILVLNLLYDISQLSIPFDRMDDEYLRKPRKWDASDIGRFMMWIGPVSSIFDITTFLLLWYLFGANSTEHQSFFQSGWFIESLLTQTLIVHMIRTRRIPFLQSFASAPVLALTTAIIVIGMLVPYTGLGAKIGMMPLPGVYFGWLAATVLTYCVLTQLMKLIYIRRYGRWL from the coding sequence ATGTTGAAGCACTCCACCCAGACCGTCACCGGCAAGGCGGCCGTCAAGAGCGCCAACGCGCCGGTGCGCGTGGCCGTGGCGCAGGAAGCGTTCCGCCACAACGAAGCGCTTTATGCGGCGTTGGATACCAGCGCGGCTGGTCTGAATGAAGAACAGATTTCCGAGCGCCTCGATCGTGATGGCCTCAACGAGGTCTCGCACGAGAAGCCGCCGCACTGGTCGGTGCAGCTGCTGCGCGCGTTCAAGAACCCTTTCATCATCGTGCTGCTGGTGCTGGCCGTGGTGCAGCTGGCCACCGACGCCAGCGACATCACCGGTCCGATCATCATTGCGGTGATGGTCGGCATCAGCGTGCTGTTGAGCTTCACGCAGGAATACCGTTCCTCGCTTGCCGCCGAAAAGCTCAAGGCGATGGTGCGCAACACGGCCACGGTGACGCGTCGCGCGTCCGATGGCCACAGCGAGCGCATCGAAGTGCCGGTGGGCGAATTGGTGGCCGGCGACATCGTTCACCTCGCGGCAGGCGACATGGTGCCGGCGGACCTGCGATTGGTCTCCGCGAAAGACCTCTTCATCAGCCAGGCCATCCTCACGGGCGAATCGCTGCCGGTGGAGAAGTCCGCGCCCGCGCACAGCCATCGCGACGATGAGCTGGACGGCGGCGCGCACGGCGACAATCCGCTGGACCTGCCCACCGTCTGCTACATGGGCACCAACGTGGTGAGCGGCAGCGCCACTGCGGTCGTGGTGTCCACCGGTTCGCGTACCTACCTGGGCTCGCTCGCGCGCACCATCGTCGGCCAGCGCGTGCAGACCAGCTTCGACAAGGGCGTGAACAGCGTCAGCTGGCTGCTGATCCGCTTCATGGCGGTGATGGTGCCGATCGTTTTCCTGATCAACGGCCTGGACAAGCACGACTGGCTGCAGGCGTTCCTGTTCGCGCTGTCGGTGGCGGTGGGCCTCACGCCCGAGATGCTGCCGCTGATCGTGACGGCGAATCTCGCCAAGGGCGCGCTGGCGATGTCCAAGCGCAAGGTGGTGGTGAAGCGCCTCAACGCGATCCAGAACTTCGGCGCGATGGACGTGCTGTGCACCGACAAGACCGGCACGCTCACGCTGGACAAGATCGTGCTGGAGCGTCACCTCGATCTGTACGGCGAGGAGTCGGACGAAGCGCTGGAATACGGCTACCTCAACAGCCGCTTCCAGACGGGCCTGAAGAACCTGATGGACAAGGCGGTGTTGACGCATCGCGACCTGGAAGAGGTCGCGCAGCACTACCGTATCGTCGACGAGATTCCGTTCGACTTCCAGCGTCGTCGCATGTCGGTGGTGCTGGGCAATGGCGATGGCCACGAGCTGCTGGTGTGCAAGGGCGCCGTCGAAGAGATGCTGTCGATCTGCTCGTCCGCCAAGTCGGGCGACGACATCCTGCCGATGACCGACGAGCTGCGCGCCGACATCAAGGCGATGACGCGCGGCCTCAATGAAGACGGCTTGCGCGTGCTGGTGGTCGCCATCAAGCAGCAGCCGCCAGCGGGCCGCGCCTACGGTGTGGCGGACGAGAGCGGACTCACCGCGATCGGCTGCCTCGCGTTCCTCGATCCGCCGAAGGACAGCGCGGCCACCGCCATCGCCGCGCTGCATCACCATGGCGTCGAAGTGAAGGTGATCACCGGCGACAACGAGGCGGTGACGCGCAAGATCTGCCGTGAAGTGGGCCTGGACGTGGAGCACTCCGCGCAGGGCAAGCACATCGAGCCGTTGACCGACGATGAGCTGGACGCACTGGTCAGGCGCACCACCGTATTCGCCAAGATGTCGCCGCTGCAGAAGGCGCGCGTGGTGAAGTCGCTGCAGCGCCAGGGCCATACCGTGGGCTTCCTCGGCGACGGCATCAACGACGCGCCGGCGCTGCGCGAGGCCGACGTGGGCATCTCGGTGGATACCGCCACCGACATCGCCAAGGAGTCGGCGGACATCATCCTGCTCGAAAAGAACCTGATGGTGCTGGAAGAGGGCGTGATCGAAGGGCGCATCACCTTCGGCAACATCATCAAGTACATCAAGATGACCGCCAGCTCGAACTTCGGCAACATGTTCTCGGTGCTGGTGGCGAGCGCGTTCCTGCCGTTCCTGCCGATGCTGCCGCTGCAGATCCTGGTGCTGAACCTGCTGTACGACATCTCGCAGCTGTCGATCCCGTTCGACCGCATGGACGACGAGTACCTGCGCAAGCCGCGCAAGTGGGACGCCAGCGACATCGGCCGTTTCATGATGTGGATCGGACCGGTCAGCTCGATCTTCGACATCACCACGTTCCTGCTGCTGTGGTACCTGTTCGGCGCCAACTCGACGGAACATCAGTCGTTCTTCCAGTCGGGCTGGTTCATCGAGAGTTTGCTCACGCAGACCCTGATCGTGCACATGATCCGCACGCGCAGGATTCCGTTCCTGCAGAGCTTCGCCTCCGCCCCGGTGCTGGCGCTCACCACCGCCATCATCGTCATCGGCATGCTGGTGCCGTATACCGGGCTCGGCGCGAAGATCGGCATGATGCCCCTGCCTGGCGTGTATTTCGGCTGGCTGGCGGCGACGGTGCTCACGTACTGCGTGCTCACGCAGCTGATGAAACTGATCTACATCCGGCGCTACGGTCGCTGGTTGTGA
- the cyoE gene encoding heme o synthase gives MTSRFHEYMELTKPRVVALLVFCAIIGMFLAVPGTPPWRALVFGTLGIWMASGSAAAFNHLIDQRIDKVMARTAHRPLATGHLKPHQVLVFALALGAVSMVILAVLVNPLTALLTFGGLIGYAVIYTAYLKRATPQNIVIGGLAGAIPPVLGWTAVTGSLHPFALQLCLIIFVWTPPHFWALAIFRRDDYSRAQVPMLPVTHGVVFTRWHVLFYTILLVLVTLLPALTGYSGMVYLGGAAVLGVGFLYYAIRLLNPPDEFFAMKVFNYSIVYLMALFAFLLVDHWVMEPLMQHQGLVFERSI, from the coding sequence ATGACGAGCCGTTTCCACGAATACATGGAGCTGACCAAGCCGCGCGTCGTCGCGCTGCTGGTGTTCTGCGCCATCATCGGCATGTTCCTCGCCGTGCCCGGCACCCCGCCGTGGCGCGCGCTGGTGTTCGGCACGCTGGGCATCTGGATGGCGTCGGGCTCGGCCGCCGCGTTCAATCACCTGATCGACCAGCGCATCGACAAGGTGATGGCGCGTACCGCGCATCGCCCGCTTGCAACGGGACATCTCAAGCCGCACCAGGTGCTCGTCTTCGCGTTGGCGCTCGGTGCGGTGTCGATGGTCATCCTCGCCGTGCTGGTAAATCCGCTCACCGCGCTGCTGACCTTTGGCGGCTTGATCGGTTATGCGGTGATCTACACGGCCTACCTCAAGCGCGCCACGCCGCAGAACATCGTGATCGGCGGCCTGGCCGGCGCGATTCCGCCGGTGCTCGGGTGGACGGCCGTCACCGGTTCGCTGCATCCGTTTGCGCTGCAGCTGTGCCTGATCATCTTCGTGTGGACGCCGCCGCACTTCTGGGCGCTGGCGATCTTCCGTCGCGATGATTACTCGCGCGCACAGGTACCGATGCTGCCGGTGACGCATGGCGTGGTGTTCACGCGCTGGCATGTGCTGTTCTACACGATCCTGCTGGTGCTGGTGACGCTGCTGCCCGCGCTGACGGGTTACAGCGGGATGGTCTATCTCGGTGGCGCGGCGGTGCTTGGCGTGGGGTTCCTGTACTACGCGATCCGTCTGTTGAATCCGCCGGATGAGTTCTTCGCGATGAAGGTGTTCAACTATTCCATCGTGTACCTGATGGCGCTGTTTGCGTTCCTGCTCGTCGACCATTGGGTGATGGAGCCGCTGATGCAGCACCAGGGGCTCGTGTTCGAACGCTCCATCTGA
- a CDS encoding COX15/CtaA family protein, translating into MTARSSRVLRGLALLAAVFAFGVVMFGAFVRLSNAGLSCPDWPTCYGRATWPEQQHEIAQANQAFPDRPYETHKAWREQVHRFLAGTLGTLVFVLALVASWRDRWARHAVIVGAICAAIGVGMYIRGEHHWSLLLSIVAIGLPMIAAIRLHRPGAWRISVLVLAVVVFQAMLGMWTVTLLLKPIVVMGHLMGGITTFALLAYAALRFAGVGAQDDSYAGLRKVVVLGIVLLLAQIALGGWTSSNYAALACGTDFPKCLGQWMPPTDFREGFVLWRGVGVNYEGGVLDMAARSAIQIAHRFGALVVFCYLAWLSHRVSRRGLRSLGLLIAVVLVTQVLLGISNVHFGLPLPVATMHNGVAALLLFTLLATLARTQKRHDDAMFLSLGH; encoded by the coding sequence ATGACCGCCCGTTCCTCACGAGTGCTGCGCGGACTTGCGCTGCTCGCTGCGGTGTTCGCCTTTGGCGTGGTGATGTTTGGCGCCTTCGTGCGGCTGTCCAACGCGGGCCTGTCGTGTCCCGATTGGCCGACGTGCTACGGCCGTGCCACCTGGCCCGAACAGCAGCACGAGATCGCGCAGGCCAACCAGGCGTTTCCTGATCGCCCGTACGAAACGCACAAGGCCTGGCGCGAACAGGTGCACCGCTTTCTCGCCGGCACGCTGGGCACGCTGGTGTTCGTCCTGGCGCTGGTTGCGAGCTGGCGTGATCGCTGGGCGCGCCATGCCGTGATCGTCGGCGCGATCTGCGCGGCGATCGGCGTGGGCATGTACATACGAGGCGAGCATCACTGGTCGTTGCTGCTGTCGATCGTGGCGATCGGCCTGCCGATGATCGCGGCGATCAGGCTGCACCGTCCTGGTGCGTGGCGCATCAGTGTGCTGGTGCTGGCGGTGGTGGTGTTCCAGGCCATGCTCGGCATGTGGACGGTGACGTTGCTGCTCAAGCCCATCGTGGTGATGGGACACCTGATGGGCGGCATCACCACGTTCGCGCTGCTGGCCTATGCAGCGCTGCGATTTGCCGGCGTCGGCGCGCAGGACGACAGTTATGCCGGCCTGCGCAAGGTCGTGGTGCTCGGCATCGTGTTGTTGCTCGCGCAGATCGCGCTGGGCGGCTGGACATCCTCCAACTATGCGGCGCTCGCCTGCGGCACGGACTTCCCCAAATGCCTCGGCCAATGGATGCCGCCGACCGATTTCCGCGAGGGCTTCGTGCTGTGGCGCGGCGTCGGTGTGAACTATGAAGGCGGCGTGCTCGACATGGCGGCACGCAGCGCGATCCAGATCGCGCATCGCTTCGGCGCGCTGGTGGTGTTCTGCTACCTCGCCTGGCTGTCTCACCGCGTGTCGCGTCGCGGCCTGCGTTCGCTGGGCCTGCTCATCGCGGTGGTACTGGTCACGCAGGTGCTATTGGGCATCAGCAACGTGCATTTCGGCCTGCCGCTGCCGGTGGCGACCATGCACAATGGTGTGGCGGCGCTGTTGCTGTTCACTTTGCTGGCGACACTGGCACGCACGCAGAAGCGTCACGACGACGCGATGTTCCTTTCCCTCGGGCACTGA
- a CDS encoding SURF1 family protein, giving the protein MKWLRRPSWFALLLTAAGALLFIRLGVWQLHRANEKEEILRRYAAAENAAPRDFSAVAAKPPIDAFARVSVQGEYVPDRLYLLDNPKHDQRGGAEVYAPFRPQHADRLLLVDLGFLPGNGTDQPPQLPPLPTGKQVLQGLYVPAPGVGFEMGGNALARQARWPKTTVYLELPQVAADLGATLYPQVLALDADPASIYVREHTIDFSSMPPARHRAYAFQWFTFAVAAVVILLVLHRRRPSKPLDRS; this is encoded by the coding sequence GTGAAGTGGTTGCGCCGTCCGTCGTGGTTCGCCTTGCTGCTGACGGCGGCAGGTGCCTTGCTGTTCATACGCTTGGGCGTGTGGCAGTTGCATCGCGCGAACGAAAAGGAAGAAATTCTGCGACGGTATGCCGCAGCGGAAAACGCTGCGCCACGCGATTTTTCCGCGGTGGCCGCAAAGCCCCCCATCGATGCGTTTGCGCGCGTGAGCGTGCAGGGCGAGTACGTGCCCGATCGCCTGTATCTCCTGGACAACCCCAAGCACGACCAGCGCGGCGGTGCGGAAGTCTATGCGCCTTTCCGTCCGCAGCACGCCGATCGCTTGCTGCTGGTGGATCTGGGTTTCCTGCCCGGCAATGGCACGGATCAGCCCCCTCAGCTGCCTCCGCTTCCCACAGGCAAACAGGTGCTGCAGGGCTTGTATGTACCCGCGCCCGGTGTCGGTTTCGAGATGGGCGGCAACGCCCTGGCGCGCCAGGCACGTTGGCCCAAGACCACCGTCTATCTCGAACTGCCACAAGTGGCCGCCGACCTCGGCGCCACGCTTTACCCGCAAGTGCTGGCGCTGGACGCCGACCCCGCGTCGATCTATGTGCGCGAACACACCATCGATTTCTCCTCGATGCCGCCCGCCCGACATCGGGCCTATGCGTTCCAGTGGTTCACCTTCGCCGTGGCGGCGGTGGTGATCCTGCTGGTGCTGCATCGTCGCCGCCCCTCCAAACCGTTGGACAGGTCATGA
- a CDS encoding twin transmembrane helix small protein → METIYKYALVILLLVVLFNLGQALFFMMTDKDGSKRTVWALTRRIGLSVLLILMVVLGIWMGWLHPHGVGQ, encoded by the coding sequence GTGGAAACCATCTACAAATATGCGCTGGTGATCCTGCTGCTGGTGGTGCTGTTCAACCTTGGTCAGGCCCTGTTCTTCATGATGACCGACAAGGACGGCAGCAAGCGCACGGTATGGGCGTTGACCCGCCGCATCGGTTTGTCCGTCCTGCTCATCCTGATGGTCGTGCTCGGCATCTGGATGGGCTGGCTGCACCCGCACGGCGTGGGCCAGTAA
- a CDS encoding cytochrome c oxidase subunit 3, translated as MGQQQGAYFVPTKSYWPIVAAVVMFVTVFGAAHWLNAPPGEASFGKTVITVGFVGILLMFFGWFRSVIRESLAGSYNSQVDRSFRMGMMWFIFSEVMFFAAFFGALFYARMYAVPWLGGEGHGLLTHQFLWSDYSASWGSAGGGGPEHIGGDFQTVAPWGLPLLNTLILLTSSVTVTIAHHALKAGHRGKILVFLALTVLLGATFLYFQAHEYMEAYKELNLTLQSGVYGSTFFMLTGFHGMHVTLGTIMLAIIWLRVAKGHFSKDHHFAFEAVAWYWHFVDVVWLGLFMFVYIL; from the coding sequence ATGGGTCAGCAGCAAGGCGCTTATTTCGTACCGACCAAGAGCTATTGGCCCATCGTGGCCGCGGTCGTCATGTTCGTCACCGTGTTCGGTGCCGCGCACTGGCTCAACGCGCCTCCGGGCGAGGCGAGCTTCGGTAAGACCGTGATCACCGTCGGCTTCGTCGGCATCCTGCTGATGTTCTTCGGCTGGTTCCGCTCGGTGATCCGCGAATCGCTCGCGGGCAGCTACAACAGCCAGGTGGACCGCTCGTTCCGCATGGGCATGATGTGGTTCATCTTCTCCGAGGTGATGTTCTTCGCGGCGTTCTTCGGCGCCCTGTTCTACGCCCGCATGTACGCGGTGCCGTGGCTCGGTGGCGAAGGCCATGGCCTGCTGACCCACCAGTTCCTGTGGAGCGATTACTCCGCTTCGTGGGGCTCGGCCGGCGGCGGTGGTCCGGAGCACATCGGCGGCGATTTCCAGACGGTTGCCCCGTGGGGCCTGCCGCTGCTCAACACGCTGATCCTGCTCACCTCGAGCGTGACCGTCACCATCGCGCACCACGCGCTGAAGGCCGGCCATCGCGGCAAGATCCTGGTGTTCCTGGCGCTCACCGTGCTGCTCGGCGCGACGTTCCTGTACTTCCAGGCGCACGAGTACATGGAAGCCTACAAGGAGCTCAACCTGACGCTGCAGAGCGGCGTGTACGGTTCGACCTTCTTCATGCTCACCGGCTTCCACGGCATGCACGTGACGCTGGGCACGATCATGCTGGCGATCATCTGGCTGCGCGTGGCCAAGGGCCACTTCAGCAAGGACCACCACTTCGCCTTCGAAGCCGTGGCCTGGTACTGGCACTTCGTCGACGTGGTGTGGCTCGGCCTCTTCATGTTCGTCTACATCCTCTGA
- the ctaD gene encoding cytochrome c oxidase subunit I codes for MAHDATHDHHDDHHGAPSNFFVRWCMSTNHKDIGTLYLVFSLLMFFIGGSFAMVIRAELFKPGLQLVQPYFFNEMTTMHALVMIFGAVMPAFVGLGNWMIPLMIGAPDMALPRMNNLSFWILPFAFALLLSTLFLPGGGPAGGWTMYPPLSLQGDSVAYLVFAVHLMGISSIMGAINIIVTILNMRAPGMDLLKMPVFVWSWLITAFLLIAVMPVLAGAVTMLLTDKYFGTSFFNAAGGGDPVLFQHIFWFFGHPEVYIMILPAFGLVSEIIPTFARKPIFGYKAMVFAIASIAFLSFIVWAHHMFATGMPVTGQLFFMYATMLIAVPTGVKVFNWVSTMWRGSMTFETPMLFAIAFVILFTIGGFSGLMLALAPADFQYHDSYFVVAHFHYVLVTGAVFAIIGGTYYWLPKWTGHMYSEFWGKVHFWNSVVWVNVLFFPQHFLGLAGMPRRIPDYNVAFANFNMISSIGGFLFGASQLIFVGVIIHAVWFSKKKAPDRVWEGAKGLEWTVPSPAPFHTFELPPVIHDEELAHGHVED; via the coding sequence ATGGCCCACGACGCCACCCACGATCACCACGACGATCATCACGGTGCGCCGAGCAACTTCTTCGTGCGTTGGTGCATGTCCACCAACCACAAGGACATCGGCACGCTGTACCTGGTGTTCTCGCTGCTGATGTTCTTCATCGGCGGCAGCTTCGCGATGGTCATTCGCGCGGAGTTGTTCAAGCCCGGCCTGCAGCTGGTGCAGCCGTACTTCTTCAACGAAATGACCACGATGCATGCGCTGGTCATGATCTTCGGCGCCGTGATGCCGGCCTTCGTGGGCCTGGGCAACTGGATGATCCCGCTGATGATCGGTGCGCCGGACATGGCGTTGCCGCGCATGAACAACCTGTCGTTCTGGATCCTGCCGTTCGCCTTCGCGCTGCTGCTGTCCACGCTGTTCCTGCCCGGCGGTGGCCCGGCCGGTGGCTGGACGATGTACCCGCCGCTGTCGCTGCAGGGTGACTCGGTGGCCTACCTGGTGTTCGCCGTCCACTTGATGGGTATCAGCTCCATCATGGGCGCGATCAACATCATCGTGACCATCCTCAACATGCGCGCGCCGGGCATGGATCTCTTGAAGATGCCGGTGTTCGTGTGGAGCTGGCTGATCACGGCGTTCCTGCTGATCGCGGTGATGCCGGTGCTGGCGGGTGCAGTGACCATGCTGCTCACCGACAAGTACTTCGGCACCAGCTTCTTCAATGCGGCTGGCGGTGGCGACCCGGTGCTGTTCCAGCACATCTTCTGGTTCTTCGGCCACCCCGAGGTCTACATCATGATCCTGCCGGCCTTTGGCCTGGTGTCCGAGATCATCCCGACCTTCGCGCGCAAGCCGATCTTTGGTTACAAGGCGATGGTGTTCGCGATCGCGTCGATCGCCTTCCTGTCGTTCATCGTGTGGGCGCACCACATGTTCGCCACGGGCATGCCGGTCACCGGCCAGCTCTTCTTCATGTACGCGACGATGCTGATCGCGGTGCCGACGGGCGTGAAGGTGTTCAACTGGGTCAGCACGATGTGGCGCGGCTCGATGACGTTCGAAACGCCGATGCTGTTCGCCATCGCGTTCGTCATCCTGTTCACCATCGGCGGCTTCTCCGGCCTGATGCTGGCGCTGGCTCCGGCCGACTTCCAGTACCACGACTCGTACTTCGTGGTGGCTCACTTCCACTACGTGCTAGTGACCGGTGCGGTGTTCGCGATCATCGGCGGCACCTACTACTGGCTGCCGAAGTGGACCGGTCACATGTACAGCGAGTTCTGGGGCAAGGTGCACTTCTGGAACAGCGTGGTGTGGGTGAACGTGTTGTTCTTCCCGCAGCACTTCCTGGGCCTGGCCGGTATGCCGCGCCGCATCCCGGACTACAACGTGGCGTTCGCCAACTTCAACATGATCAGCTCGATCGGCGGCTTCCTGTTTGGCGCCTCGCAGCTGATCTTCGTGGGCGTGATCATCCACGCGGTGTGGTTCTCGAAGAAGAAGGCGCCGGACCGCGTGTGGGAAGGTGCCAAGGGCCTGGAATGGACCGTGCCTTCGCCGGCGCCGTTCCATACCTTCGAGCTGCCGCCGGTGATCCACGACGAAGAACTGGCCCACGGCCACGTCGAAGATTGA
- the coxB gene encoding cytochrome c oxidase subunit II, which yields MTSGGIRPGSIKRAVAACALFALAMFGGAAFANPQPGQLNMTRGVTEWSPEAYFLNNVALGVCVVIGILVFGAMFIAMFRFRKSRGAVAEKWSHNTLLEIVWTTIPVIILIVLAYLATGGLRTFADTTGSEMTVKVTGYQWKWRYDYVDYKGKAIEKVGFMSKLDHESDETRQLNSGLDPRAVQVDGYNTYLINVDKPLVVPVGTKIRFVITAGDVIHSWWVPALGWKIDAIPGIVNAAWTNIKEPGEYRGQCAELCGQDHGFMPIVVKALPKAEFEKWLADQEAQAKQPAPAAASTAAAPATAQATDAPVSQGHQG from the coding sequence ATGACATCTGGCGGCATCAGGCCTGGCAGTATCAAGCGAGCAGTCGCGGCATGCGCGCTCTTCGCTCTCGCAATGTTCGGCGGCGCGGCATTCGCCAATCCGCAGCCAGGACAGTTGAACATGACGCGCGGCGTGACCGAGTGGTCGCCCGAGGCGTACTTCCTCAACAACGTCGCCCTGGGCGTCTGCGTCGTCATCGGCATCCTGGTGTTCGGCGCGATGTTCATCGCCATGTTCCGCTTCCGCAAATCGCGTGGCGCGGTGGCCGAGAAGTGGTCGCACAACACGCTGCTCGAGATCGTGTGGACCACCATTCCGGTGATCATCCTCATCGTGCTGGCCTATCTCGCCACGGGCGGCCTGCGCACCTTCGCCGATACCACCGGCTCGGAGATGACCGTGAAGGTCACCGGCTACCAGTGGAAGTGGCGTTACGACTACGTCGACTACAAGGGCAAGGCGATCGAGAAGGTCGGCTTCATGTCCAAGCTCGACCACGAGAGCGACGAGACCCGCCAGCTCAATTCGGGCCTTGACCCGCGCGCCGTGCAGGTCGACGGTTACAACACCTACCTGATCAACGTGGACAAGCCGCTGGTGGTACCGGTCGGCACCAAGATCCGTTTCGTGATCACCGCGGGCGACGTGATCCACTCCTGGTGGGTGCCGGCGCTGGGCTGGAAGATCGATGCCATCCCGGGCATCGTCAACGCCGCCTGGACCAACATCAAGGAGCCGGGTGAGTACCGCGGCCAGTGCGCCGAGCTGTGCGGCCAGGACCACGGCTTCATGCCGATCGTGGTCAAGGCGTTGCCGAAGGCCGAGTTCGAGAAGTGGTTGGCTGACCAGGAGGCGCAGGCGAAGCAGCCGGCGCCGGCTGCGGCTTCCACCGCCGCAGCACCTGCCACGGCCCAGGCCACCGACGCACCCGTTTCGCAGGGCCATCAGGGCTGA